In Glandiceps talaboti chromosome 4, keGlaTala1.1, whole genome shotgun sequence, a single window of DNA contains:
- the LOC144434201 gene encoding cytochrome P450 2U1-like: MFADLADHFGPVFCIKVGRKNVFVINGNEAVKDALVGHAEAFAERPSIDNSALYSGGVAWCKYGEIWKLRRRFTMGALRYFFGAGKRSLENTINVESRHLVHAIKQNNGKPFDMRPVMHAAVANILFQFCTGKRFDYADKQFCHMLQCITRFFSRPPSGFRTPAFLRKLIAYFKNENDIDPDEDSLQTKHLLEDFIRKERDRHQLTFDPNDPRDIIDLHLLEMKQGESEKQSVVMTDDFLVCDIFDLLLGGSDTTSQTMMWIILYLVTHVDLQTTLQKEMDAVIGKNKSPSLDDRSKLPQTEAAISEVLRLSPTAPLGLPHSTSDDVTFRGYAIPKGSLVFFNIWSVHHEADHWSKPGEFKPDRFLNSDGQYIRANAFMPFGTGKRLCLGEQLAKAELFLFMVNLLQRFDLRLPDDKPKPTLEGKVGALWTPQIFQVYASER; encoded by the exons ATGTTTGCCGATTTGGCTGATCACTTTGGTCCAGTATTTTGTATCAAAGTTGGTAGGAAAAATGTGTTCGTTATTAATGGTAACGAGGCAGTGAAAGATGCATTGGTTGGTCATGCTGAAGCCTTCGCTGAGAGACCATCCATTGATAATTCAGCACTTTACTCGGGAG GGGTTGCTTGGTGTAAATATGGTGAAATATGGAAACTTCGTCGTCGTTTTACAATGGGGGCGCTACGATATTTCTTCGGTGCTGGCAAACGAAGTCTAGAAAACACAATAAATGTGGAGTCCCGCCACCTAGTACACGCCATCAAACAAAATAATGGGAAACCATTCGACATGAGGCCTGTCATGCACGCTGCTGTCGCAAACATTCTCTTTCAATTTTGCACTGGAAAACGTTTCGACTATGCGGACAAACAATTCTGTCACATGCTGCAATGTATAACTAGATTTTTCTCACGTCCACCATCGGGGTTTCGTACCCCAGCATTCCTTCGGAAACTGATAGCATACTTCAAAAACGAAAACGATATAGATCCGGACGAAGATAGCCTGCAAACTAAGCATCTTCTGGAAGACTTTATCCGAaaggagagagacagacaccAGTTAACCTTTGACCCGAACGATCCTAGGGATATTATTGATTTACATTTATTGGAAATGAAGCAAGGGGAGTCAGAGAAGCAGAGTGTGGTGATGACAGATGATTTCTTGGTGTGTgatatatttgatttgttgctGGGAGGATCAGATACAACGTCACAGACTATGATGTGGATTATTCTCTACTTAGTCACACATGTTGATCTACAAACCACG CTGCAGAAAGAAATGGACGCTGTAATTGGTAAGAACAAATCCCCTTCCCTGGATGACAGATCAAAACTTCCTCAAACCGAAGCTGCCATTTCCGAAGTCTTACGTCTCAGTCCGACTGCACCTCTGGGTCTTCCACATTCTACAAGTGATGACGTTACCTTTCGTGGTTATGCCATCCCCAAAGGTTCATTGGTGttcttcaatatttggtcaGTCCATCACGAGGCAGATCATTGGTCCAAACCTGGAGAATTCAAACCCGATAGATTTCTAAACAGCGACGGTCAATATATCAGAGCAAATGCTTTTATGCCTTTTGGTACAG GTAAGCGTCTCTGTCTTGGTGAACAACTTGCAAAAGCAGAACTATTTCTATTCATGGTGAATCTGCTTCAGCGATTTGATCTGAGGTTGCCGGACGACAAACCCAAGCCAACCTTGGAGGGAAAAGTTGGTGCACTTTGGACACCGCAAATTTTCCAAGTATACGCGTCTGAGAGATAA